From a single Metopolophium dirhodum isolate CAU chromosome 6, ASM1992520v1, whole genome shotgun sequence genomic region:
- the LOC132947649 gene encoding uncharacterized protein LOC132947649, with amino-acid sequence MVAELPNKQNDPILYDTVTKNMVHGPCGEHNLTAPCMKNGICTKKYPRRFVNDTQTGEDGYPVYRRRYAENGGQSNTLNIRGNTFNIDNRWIVPYSPLLCRTLNAHINAEYCHSVQAIKYICKYINKGSDQATYSVKNPNDEAENYVNGRYISTSEAVWRFLEFSIHERHPTVLQLAVHLENSQRVYFTTETAEQVARNPRKTTLLAFFELSKEDEFAKTLLYYEVPQYYTWANNKFSRRKRGEDVVGHPGIKKDAALSRVYGVHPSQSECFYLRMLLHHVRGPTSFEYIKTVNGVIKETYQAACHARGLLENDDHWENTLREASLSQCPIKMRELFVVILLFCQPSEPLKLWDNFKDDLCEDIRHRIRQQNQDLALPYSEDIYNEA; translated from the coding sequence ATGGTTGCAGAACTGCCCAACAAACAAAACGACCCGATATTGTACGATACCGTAACTAAAAATATGGTGCACGGTCCATGCGGAGAGCATAACTTAACAGCACCATGTATGAAAAACGGTATCTGCACAAAAAAGTACCCTCGACGTTTCGTAAACGATACCCAAACCGGAGAGGACGGATATCCAGTTTATCGTCGTCGTTACGCCGAAAATGGAGGCCAGAGCAATACGTTAAATATCAGAGGAAATACTTTCAACATTGATAATAGGTGGATTGTCCCTTATTCTCCATTATTGTGTAGGACGTTAAATGCGCACATAAATGCCGAGTACTGCCACTCAGTTCAGGCCATCaaatacatttgtaaatatataaataaaggaTCTGACCAAGCTACTTATAGCGTCAAAAACCCAAACGATGAGGCGGAAAACTATGTAAATGGCCGGTACATAAGTACATCCGAAGCTGTTTGgcgatttttagaattttccatTCACGAGCGACATCCTACAGTCTTGCAGTTAGCCGTCCACTTAGAAAACAGCCAAAGGGTGTATTTTACCACAGAAACGGCTGAACAAGTGGCCCGAAACCCACGTAAAACTACTTTGCTGGCTTTCTTTGAGCTAAGTAAAGAAGATGAATTCGCAAAGACACTTCTATACTACGAAGTCCCGCAATACTACACATGGGCCAACAATAAATTCTCAAGAAGGAAGCGTGGTGAGGACGTTGTTGGCCATCCAGGCATAAAAAAAGATGCCGCTTTAAGTAGAGTCTACGGTGTACATCCATCTCAGTCAGAGTGTTTTTATCTTAGGATGTTGCTACATCACGTACGCGGTCCAACCTCATTCGAGTACATAAAAACCGTTAACGGAGTTATCAAAGAGACCTATCAAGCAGCTTGCCATGCCAGAGGTTTGTTAGAAAACGATGACCATTGGGAAAATACTTTGAGAGAAGCATCGCTTTCGCAATGTCCAATTAAAATGAGAGAGCTGTTTGTTGtcatacttttattttgtcAGCCATCGGAACCATTAAAATTATGGGACAATTTCAAAGACGATCTTTGTGAAGATATCAGACACAGAATCAGACAACAAAATCAAGAC